The proteins below are encoded in one region of Lactuca sativa cultivar Salinas chromosome 3, Lsat_Salinas_v11, whole genome shotgun sequence:
- the LOC111888402 gene encoding glutathione S-transferase U17 codes for MEEIKLLGTAASSFVNRVQFVLNLKSIEYKFIEENLACKSDLLLASNPVLKKIPILLKANEPPICESLIIIEYLEEIKPDIHPILPPKPSDRAKNRFWANYIDNKFFPLYLELSYAHEREIVKDKIIKESQLLEEVFVKFSNGKAYFGGDEVGYLDVVLGCFLGWTKFHEKRHDFKVFDEVRTPKLAEWVKRILSHKAITGVMPQEDILMDYYMMRLK; via the exons ATGGAGGAAATTAAGCTTCTTGGAACTGCCGCAAGTTCATTTGTCAATAGGGTTCAGTTCGTACTCAACCTCAAATCAATCGAATACAAGTTCATCGAGGAAAATCTCGCATGCAAAAGTGATCTCCTGTTGGCATCAAACCCAGTTCTAAAGAAAATTCCCATTCTTTTGAAAGCAAACGAACCACCCATTTGCGAGTCTCTAATCATCATCGAGTACTTAGAAGAAATCAAACCTGATATCCACCCGATCCTTCCACCTAAACCTTCAGATCGAGCCAAAAACCGGTTTTGGGCCAACTACATTGACAACAAG TTTTTCCCACTGTATTTAGAGTTATCGTATGCACATGAAAGAGAAATAGTAAAAGATAAGATTATCAAAGAATCACAATTGTTAGAAGAAGTGTTTGTGAAATTTAGTAATGGGAAGGCTTATTTTGGTGGAGATGAAGTCGGATATTTGGATGttgttcttggttgttttctGGGTTGGACAAAGTTTCATGAGAAACGTCATGACTTCAAGGTGTTTGATGAAGTTCGAACCCCAAAACTTGCAGAATGGGTAAAGCGTATATTGTCACACAAAGCCATTACGGGTGTCATGCCACAAGAAGATATACTCATGGATTACTATATGATGCGACTAAAATAG